In Meles meles chromosome 14, mMelMel3.1 paternal haplotype, whole genome shotgun sequence, a single window of DNA contains:
- the LOC123925020 gene encoding ral guanine nucleotide dissociation stimulator-like, whose translation MVQEVNVDIPCCPSLKDKKPHATNRVWRWLRGKNGSTRKRTRTSVLWANRANRLEAAIDHLVPAVIRQDLHYVHIFLDTYRAFATTQEVLDLLFARFGCVYSTYDEIGGPQEQRNTAVYTILTTWLEKYPGDFVQPPDFVSLHELLAYLQVNVPGSDLERRAQLLLSGRQHVEPTEPEAGAPAPEQDQDVPRELDPAATLAPAAPLGPELAPSIPAVAAHHGSGRAGTPPAPLRPGQVVVRALVHVSATEEPSGPLPDPRCPAGSCPCSWGS comes from the exons ATGGTGCAGGAGGTGAATGTCGACATCCCCTGCTGTCCTTCCTTGAAGGACAAGAAGCCCCACGCCACCAACAGAGTCTGGCGCTGGCTCAGG GGGAAAAATGGTTCAACCAGGAAGAGGACTAGGACCTCGGTGCTGTGGGCCAACCGGGCCAACAGGCTGGAGGCCGCGATAGATCACCTGGTGCCTGCCGTCATAAGACAAGATCTACACTATGTCCACATATTTCTGGACACGTACCGTGCCTTTGCCACGACCCAAGAGGTGCTGGACCTCCTCTTTGCAAG ATTCGGATGCGTTTACTCCACCTATGATGAGATCGGCGGACCCCAGGAGCAGCGGAACAC GGCCGTGTATACCATCCTGACCACGTGGCTAGAAAAGTATCCCGGGGATTTTGTGCAGCCTCCAGACTTTGTCAGCTTGCACGAGCTGCTGGCTTACCTGCAGGTCAATGTGCCGGGCTCGGACCTGGAGCGCCGTGCCCAGCTTCTGCTGTCAGGAAGGCAACACGTGGAGCCCAcggagccagaggctgggg CACCAGCCCCAGAGCAAGATCAGGATGTGCCTCGGGAACTCGACCCAGCAGCCACTCTGGCTCCCGCTGCACCTCTGGGGCCTGAGCTGGCCCCCTCCATCCCTGCTGTGGCGGCTCACCACGGGTCAGGAAGAGCCGGGACCCCACCTGCCCCATTGAGGCCAGGGCAGGTGGTCGTCAGGGCCCTCGTTCACGTCTCTGCGACGGAAGAGCCATCGGGCCCTTTGCCTGACCCCAGATGTCCAGcagggtcctgcccctgctcctggggctCCTGA